The nucleotide sequence CGTGCTGTAACTCGGGCTGTAACCGAGGAACGCGGACGACTTGTAGTCGCCGGTGGTACCGGTCTTCCCGGCGGAGGTGCCCTGCGTCAGATCCCACTTGGCGGCGACCGCCGACTGGTGGGCGGTGCCCTTCGTGCTGTCGATGTCGCTGCCCATGGCGGCCGTCAGGGCATTCGCGACGCCCTTCGTCACGGCCTGCACGCAGGGCGCGGCGGCCTTGAGCGTGACGACCTTGCCGTTCCGGTCGGCGACGTTGCCGATCGGGGTCGGCGGGCACCAGAGCCCGTCGGCCGACAGCGTGGCGCCGACGTTGGCCAGTTCCAGCGGGCTGACCGGCGTCACCCCGAGGGTGAACGAGGCCACCTTCTGCGTGACCAGTTCCTGGGCGTAGGTGTTGGTGCTACCGGTGAAGGCCGGGTCGACGGCGCCAGCGTTGAGCGAATAGCCCTTCATGCCCAGTGCCACCGCCATGTCGATGACGTTGGCCAGGCCGAGGTCGTCCTCGAGCTTGACGAAGGCGGTGTTGGGAGAGGTGGCCATCGCATCTCCCAAGGTCACGGTCGGAGCGAACTTCTCGCCGAAGTCGGTGTTGTTGTGGAAGGGGTGGGCCGGAGAGATCGTGCTCGTGTACGGGTCCGGGTTCTGGATCACCGAACTCGTTCCGAGGCCGGCCGTCATGGCGGCCGCCGCGGTGAAGATCTTGAAGGTCGACCCGGCTCCGAGGGGGGCGAAGGTGGTCGGCAGCTTCTGCACCGTCTGGCCCCTGGTGGCATCCAGGCCGTAGGGCCGGTTGGCGGTCAACGCCAGCACCTGCCGCGACGAGTCGGGCTTGACGACGGCGAGCACGTTGGCGATGCGGGGGTTGGCGGTCGGCGACACCTGGTCGATCGCCGCCTGGTGGGCCTGTTTCATCACGGCCGGGTCCAGCGTCGTCTTGATGGTGTAGCCGCCGTTGGCGATCTGGTCCGACGTCAGGCCCGCGTTGGCGAGGTAGTCCAGCGCGTACTGGCAGAAGTAGCCGTTGGTGGCCGCGCCCTGGGCCGGCACGCAGCCGCTGCGGATGGAGCTGCCGTTGTCGATGCCGAGGTCGGTCGCGCTGTACGTCTTGTACTGCGCGGCGGTGATCGAACCGCTCTGCGAGAGCAGCTTGAGCACCAGGTTGCGGCGCAGCAGTGCGTCACCCCGGTGGTCGGGGTTCGTCGGGTCGTACTTGTTCGGGTTGTTGACCATGCCGGCCATCAGGGCCGCCTGCGGCACCGTCAGGTTGGCGGCCGAGGTCCTGAACAGGCGCTGGGCGGTGGCCTCCGCGCCATAGGTGCTGGGCAGGAAGGCGACCAGGTTCAGGTAGCCGTCGAGGATGTCCTGCTTGGTCTCCTTCTGTTCCAGGGTCAACGCGAGCTTGGCCTCGCGGAGCTTGCGGCCAGGGGTGGAGGCGATGGCGTCGGCCCGCTGGGCGTCGGTCTTGGCCTGGACGAGGAAGAGGTAGTTCTTGACGTACTGCTGGGTCAGGGTGGAGCCGCCCTGCTGGCCGCCACCCGCAGAGGCGTTGCTGAGCAGGGCGCGGACGGTCCCGCGCCAGTCGACACCGTGGTGATAGATGAACCGCTTGTCCTCCACGGTGGTGATGGCCACCTTGAGGTTCTGCGAGATCTCCTCGTCCGGCACGACCACCCGGTTCTGGTTGTACACGTAGGCGATCGGGTTGCCCCGGTTGTCGGTGACCGTGCTGCGCTGGGGGAACGGGGCGTTGAGGGGATTGTCCGGGGTGGCCGCCAGGGCGTTGGTGATCTTGTTGGAGGCCAGTCCCAGACCCAGCGAATAGGGCAGCAGGAGGCCCGCGACCAGCACCCCTGCCAACAGGGTTGCGATCGTCAATCGGCCGAGACCACCTAGTACACGCACGTCGGCAAGGTTACCGGGGCCGGGGCCGGGGTGAGGTCGAGGTTTCCTGACCCGTGCGCAAAATTCCCCCGGATGAGACGTATCTGGCCGGGAACCTCGCCGCTCTTGGTGAGGGAACGCGACCGCGACCGGCTGCGTCACAACTTCCGAGTCCGCAGGGCCACCCTCGCCGGGTGTCGTTGCGAACGACTACCGGGGGGACTGACCGTGAGCTTGCCGCACTGTCGAGCGTTCTCGCTGGTCTTTCGCGAATGTGAACGTGGCTCCGCCTACGGAGCCCTGGAAAGGGGATGTGGTCAGGATGGTCAGGCCCACACTGAGCGTTGTGCCGGAGCAGGGCGTTGTGCCGGAGCAGAACGTCGTGCCGGAGCAGGGCGTCGTACGGCACACGACGGACGAATTCTGCGTCGACCCACCCTCGGACGTCTTGTCGATCGGTAGTGCCGAGTGGACCCTGCGCGCCGTGTGCGTCGGCGTCGACCCGGATGCCCTGTTCGTGACGGGGGCGGCTCAGCGCGATGCGGCGAAGGTGTGCCAGGCATGCCCCGTGCGCCTGGAGTGCCTGGCCGATGCCCTTGACAACCAGATCGAGTACGGGGTGTGGGGCGGCATGACCGAACGCCAGCGCCGCGCGGTGCTGAAGAAGTCGCCAGAGGTCCTCAGCTGGCGCTTGGTCCTGGAAGAGGCGAGAGCGTCCGCCACCCAGGAAGCCGCCAGCTGAACCTGCCGGCCAGGAACCTGCCGGGGCGGGGTCAGACCGACTTGGTGAGCTGCTCCGCGATCGTGCGCAGCGCGACCACGTCGTGCGCGTCGAACGGGAGCGCCGGCACCTCCACCACAGCGAGGTCCGGGTGCGCCCGGTCCAGCCTGGCTCTCATCCGCAATTCCTTGGCCCGCACCGTCAGCCGGTCGGCATGCACGCCCAGCGCCGCCGCCGCGAGCGGTGACGAACCGGTGATGTCGGCGATGGCCGCCTGGGTGGCGGCGATCGTGAGGTCGGCCAGCGGGGGATGGGTGCGGTTGAGCACCAGCCCGGCCAGTGGCATCCGTTCGGACCGCAACCGATCCGCGAAGTAGGAGGCCTCCCGCAGTGCGTCCGGCTCGGGGACCGCGACCACCACGAAGGCGGCATGTGACGAGCGCAGCAGGTCGTACGTGGCCTGTGCCCGCTCCCGGAAGCCGCCGAACATACCCTCGATGAGCTGGATGAACGTGGCGGCGTCGGCCAGCATCTGGCCGCCGATCACGGAGGTCACCGCCTTGGTGAACAGCTGGAAACCGGCCCCCACGATGCGCATCACCCCGCGGCTCGGCGACCCGAGCAGGCGGATCATCCGCCCGTCCAGGAATGACGAGAGCCTCTGCGGTGCATCCAGGAAGTCCAGGGCCGAGCGGCTGGGCGGGGTGTCGACGACGATGAGGTCGTACTCGTCGGTGGCCGCCAGCTGGCTCAGCTTCTGCATGGCCATGTACTCAGCGGTACCGGAGAACGAGGTCGAGATCGTGTTGTAGAACGGGTTGGCCAGGATCTTCTGGGCGTGCTCGGGCGTCGCGTTCGAGGAGACCATCTCGTCGAAGGTGCGGCTGGTGTCGAGCATCATCGCCCACAGCTCGCCCCTTGGTTCCGCGTCACCCGTGGTCCCGGGGTCGGTGCCGAGCGCGGCGACGCCGTGGAAATCGACGCGGCGGGGAACGTTGTCGAGCTCGCCGAGCCCCAGCGACTGGGCCAGCCGGCGGGCCGGGTCGATCGTCAGGACCGCGACCTTCCGGCCCTGGTCGGCCGCGTAGAGCGCCATCGCGGCGGCGGTCGTCGTCTTGCCGACGCCACCGGAGCCACAGGTCACCACCACCCGGATGGACGGATTGGTCAGGACCGCCTGCAGATCCAACGGCGGCTTCATCGCCCCGCCCCCTGATCGGCCAGGTGGTCGGCGAGTTCGTAGACGCCTCCGAGGTCGGCGCCGTCGACCAGTCGCGGCAGTTGCAGCATCGGGACACCTGCCTCCTCGAGCTGTTGGCGGCACTCCTGTTCGGCCAGCACCCGGAAGGCGTGATCGGCGCTCTCCTGGGACAGCGCGGCCAGCAGCTCCGGGTCGGGATCGATGCCGGCCATCGCCAGTCCCGACCCGAGACGTCCGGTGTCGAGCCGATTCTCGGCGGCGGGTTTGAGCGAGGCCGCCCCGAAGTGGGAGACGGTGGCGGCGTTCACGATGATCGAGCCGACCGGGAGGTGCTGGGCCTTGAGATCCGCGATGGCCTCGAGGGTCTCGGTGACGGGCATGTCCTCCAGCAGGGTCACCAGGTGGACGACCGTGTCGGCGGAGTGCAGCAGTTCCACCACACCGTCGGCCTGATTCCTGATGGGACCCCGCTTGGCGAGATCGGCCATCGCCACGGTGACGTTGAGGAAGGTCACGATGCGGCCGGTCGGCGGCGCGTCCATGACCACTGCGTCGTACACGGGTCGGGAATCGCCACCGCGCCGGGTAACGGTTTCCTTGACCTTCCCCGTCAGCAGAACGTCCCGCAGGCCGGGCGCCAGCGTGGTGGCGAACTCGACCGCACCCATCCGCTTGAGCGTGCGGCCTGCGAATCCGAGGTTGTAGAACATCGCGAAGTACTCGAGCAGGGCGGCCTCGATGTCGACGGCGAGTGCCCGCACCTCGCCTCCGCCGGACGCCACGGCGATCTTGCGTTCCTCGTACGGCAGCGGCGGAACGTCGAACAACCGGGCGATCCCCTGACGCTCCTCGACCTCGGCCAGCAGCACCCGCCGCCCGTCGGCCGCCAGGGCCAGGGCCAGGGCCGCGGCGACGGTGGTCTTCCCGGTGCCGCCCTTGCCCGTGACGACATGCAACCGTGCGCGCCGGGCCGACGCCGGCCAGGGCGAGGGTGGTACGTCAGGACTCATTGCTGCGCCTTTCAACTTGCCAACGCCATCACGCCCACAGCGACCGCAGGAATGGCGATCAGTATCAGGCCCGACCACAACGGGACGAGCAGCACCACGACGGAGCCGACCGGGATGACCCCTGCCAGCTTGCCAGCCGATCGCGTGGCCTGCCGGAGGGTCCGGCCGGGGCGGTCCCGGAGGGTGTCGTAGCGCAGGAGCACCAGGACGATCAGCAGGAGCGCCTCTACGCCCGCCGCGGCCCAGTGCCAGCCGTCCAGGACAGCCACTTTGCCGTTCACACGAGCCACAGTAGACAAGAGCCGCCGCGGCCCTGGGCCACCGTCGAACCGAGCGGACGTCGATCAGCCTGTGATCGACGCCCTAGAGTTGTCGCCATGACCTCACCCTCCGCCCGGCGGACGTTCGAATACGCCACCGTGCCGCTCATCACGCACGCCACCAAGGCCATCCTCGACACCTGGGGGGAGGACGGCTGGGAACTCGTCCAGGTCGTACCCGGGCCCAATCCCGAGCAGTTGGTGGCCTACCTGAAGCGGGAACGCTCGTGACCGTTCTGGACCGTCTGGCCGAGCTCGGTATCGAGCTGCCGACGCCGGCCGCCGCGGCCGGGTCCTACATCCCTACGGTTCGGAGCGGGTCGCTGCTGTTCACCTCCGGGCAACTGCCGTTCGTGGACGGCAAGCTCCCCGCCACCGGGAAGGTGGGCGCCGAGGTCAGTCCCGAGGACGCCAAGGGCTACGCCCGGCTCGCTGCGCTCAACGTCCTGGCCGCCGCTCATGCCGCGGTCGGCCTCGATCACATCGTCCGAGTCGTCAAGGTGGTGGGGTTCGTCGCGTCCGCGCCTGGCTTCACCGCTCAGCCGGGCGTCATCAACGGCGCCTCTGATCTGTTCGTGGAAGTGCTGGGCGAGATCGGCCGGCATGCCCGTTCGGCGGTCGGCGTCGCGGAGTTGCCGTTGGGCACTCCGGTCGAGGTGGAAGCGATCTTCGAGGTTCGCTGATTTGCCGCTGCCCCGACGACCGCGATTCGAGCGTTCGCGCGCCTGACGTACCCGATGGACCGGTCCCGGCCGTCGTCACCGACCACGGCAGGCGAGGTTCGCTGCGTGGGCCTGCGCCATCCCGCGGTGCCCGAGGCGCTCGTCATCGACCGGCCGGAGATGCAGCAGCGCGTCCAGGTAGTGACGGTCGGCTGCCCAGCGGTCCATCGGGGTGGTGGTGGGGTGGCCGTGGCCGGGCACCAGCACGGCGGCCTGCCGGACGTAGGGAAGCACGATGTCAAGGGCCTCGTCGTAGGCGCCCAAGCCGGTCTCCTCGGCCAGCGGAAGTTCGACGTCGCTGAGCATGTCACCGGCCAGCAACACGCCGGACGTCGGCAGCCACACGGCGCCATGGCCGATGGAATGTCCGTCGTGCACGATGATCTCGGCCGTCCGGCCCGGCCAGGGGATGCTGCCGCCGGTCAGCGGACGTACCTGCCCGACCAGGGGCGTGAGCTGCCGTGGCCAGTCGGGTCCGAGCAGCTCCACGAGTTCACCCCGGTGCTCGGCGACCGTCTCGGCCGCGACGGCAGAGGTCCACCGGGGCGCCCCGCCGAAGCCGGGATGCCAGAGGAGGTGGTCATGGTGCGCATGGGTGGAGTAGCCGGCCGCCACCGTCAGGCCTGCTTCTTCCAGCCAATCTGCTAGTGCTTCCAGTTCGTCCGGTTCCCAGGCCGGATCCACCAGCAGCGTGGTGCCACCATCGACGATGACCGTCGACGTGGTGATGTCCCGCCGACTGGTCGCCACCAGGACGCCGGGTGCGACCTCGACCAGCACTCTGGACATGCTTGGAGTGTCGCAGGTGCGGGGCGGCAGGTGCGGGGTGGCAGGTGCCGGGTGGCAGGTGCGGGCACCGATATGCCCCACCGTAGGGGGCCGGCCGTCCGGCGGGTTAGCGTGATCCGGTGGTATCCGACAATTCCGGCCCGGTCGCAGACGCGGGTCCCGCGATCAGGCCGGCCTCGACGGTCATGCTGTTGCGGGAAGGCGTCTCCGGGCTCGAGGTCTTCGTCATGCACCGGGTCGCCGGCATGGCGTTCGCACCATCGGTGACCGTGTTCCCCGGCGGCGGGGTCGATCCGAGCGACCATCTCCCGCCGGCCTGGTCGGGGCCGAACAGCAGTTGGTGGGCAACGGCTCTCGGGAAGGAACCTGCTCAGGCCTCCGCGCTGGTGGTGGCGGCCGTTCGCGAACTGTTCGAGGAGACCGGCGTGCTGCTGGCGGACGGACCGGTCGGCGAACCGGCCCGGCTCGCCGTCGCCGAGCATCGCAGCAGCCTGCGGGACGTGATGGCCGCGCACGAACTCGAGTTGAGGTCAGAACTCCTGCGGCCGTGGGCGAACTGGATCACCCCGCCCGGAAATCCCCGGCGCTACGACACCTTTTTCTTCCTGGCCGCCCAGCCGGAGGGGCAGCAGGCGCAGATGCTCACCACCGAGGCCGAGTCGGGCCGGTGGGCGCGGCCCGTCGACCTGCTCGCCGAACACGAGGCCGGTCGACTTGCGATGATGCCTCCGACCCTGGCCATGCTGATCGACCTGCAGCGGGCCGGCACCGTCCAGTGGGCGATGAGCCAGAGCCGGACCGTCACGCCGCTGACGCCGGTGATGAGCAGCAGGCCGGGCGAGCCGATCGAGGTCGAGGTCGCAGGACGGGTCTACCGGTTGCGCAGACAAGGACAGTGATGGACAGCCCACCCCACGACACAGCCGCGCCGCAGCCGACACCGCAGCCGATACCGACCGGACCTGGACGCGTTCGCGGGGTGACCTCCGGCGTCAGCGTGCTGCTGGCCGACAATCCCGGTCCGATGACCCTGGACGGCACCAACTCCTATCTATTGGCCGGACCGCGTTCGATCGGCTTCGTCGTGGTCGATCCAGGGCCGGATGACGAGGCCCATCTCCAGGCGCTGGCCGGCGAGGGTCCGGTCGAACTGATCCTGATCACGCATCGTCACGCCGACCACACGGCGGGGGCCCGGAGGTTCGCCGACATCACCGGGGCGCCCGTCCGAGCCCTCGACCCGACCCACTGCCACGGCGGCCCGCCACTGGTCCCCGGCGAGCAGATCGAGGCGGCCGGAATGGTCGTCAGGGTCATCGCAACCCCGGGGCATACCGGCGATTCCGTTTGCTTCCACCTACCGGGGTTCTCCGACGGAGAGCCGGGCGGCCCCGATGCGGTGCTCACCGGCGACACCATCCTGGGCCGCGGCACCACCGTGATCGCCCATCCGGACGGCGATCTGGGCTCCTACCTGGAGTCGCTGGACACGCTCGCCGGTCTCGGGGCCGTCATGGTGCTGCCGGCCCACGGCCCGGCGTTGCCCGATCTGGCCGCCGTCTGTCACCAGTACCGCGAACACCGGCAGCAACGTCTGGAATCCGTTCGGGCGGCCCTTCTGGTGCTCGGAGACGGTGCGACGGTCGGGCAGGTCACCGACCTCGTCTACACCGACATCGATGCCACGGTGCGGCCGGCGGCCGAACTCTCGGTGGCCGCGCAGCTGCAGTATCTGCGCGGACGGGGGTGAAGCCGGGTCGCGTCCGGCCGTCGGCCCTGCATCACCCGACGGTGCGGGAACACCTGTTTCCACCGGCCGCACTGCAGGCGCTGGCCTGTCCGCATTGCGGGTCGCATCTCGTCGGGCGCGACGGGACGCTGATCTGCGCCTCCGGTCACCCCTTCGACGTCGCGCGAGCGGGATACGTCGCCCTGCTCGGCCCTCGGGCCCGCACCGACACGGGGGACACCGCCGACATGGTCTCGGCCCGGATCGACTTCCTCGGAAGCGGGCACTACGCCCCGATCGCCGGTGCGGTCGGCGCGGCTGCGGTCGGCGCGGCTGCGGTCGGCGGGGGTGCGGTCGGCGGGTGGGAGGACGGCGCTGGTCATCCCGGACCGGTACTGGAGATCGGGGCCGGCACCGGCTACTACCTGCGGGCCGCGCTCGGGCCCCCGACCGGGACCATCATCGGCGCGGCCGGCATCGCTCTGGACTCGTCGAGGTACGCGGCCCGCCGGGCTGCGGCAGACCCCAGGGTGCTGAGCGTCCTGGCTGACGCGTGGTCCGTCCTGCCGTTGCAGACGGCATCGGTGGCAACGGTGCTGAGCGTGTTCGCGCCGCGCGATCCGGCCGAGATCGCCAGGGTGCTGGTACCGGGCGGAAGGTTGGTGGCGGTGACGCCGACCCCCTCGCATCTGGTGGAGCTGCGACCCAAACTGGATCTGCTGGCGGTGGACGAAGGGAAGGCCGAGCGACTGGCCGAGAGCTTCACGGGTCTGCTCGCGCCGGTCGATCGACAGGATGTCTCGTTCCGGA is from Nakamurella sp. PAMC28650 and encodes:
- a CDS encoding ArsA-related P-loop ATPase, which translates into the protein MSPDVPPSPWPASARRARLHVVTGKGGTGKTTVAAALALALAADGRRVLLAEVEERQGIARLFDVPPLPYEERKIAVASGGGEVRALAVDIEAALLEYFAMFYNLGFAGRTLKRMGAVEFATTLAPGLRDVLLTGKVKETVTRRGGDSRPVYDAVVMDAPPTGRIVTFLNVTVAMADLAKRGPIRNQADGVVELLHSADTVVHLVTLLEDMPVTETLEAIADLKAQHLPVGSIIVNAATVSHFGAASLKPAAENRLDTGRLGSGLAMAGIDPDPELLAALSQESADHAFRVLAEQECRQQLEEAGVPMLQLPRLVDGADLGGVYELADHLADQGAGR
- a CDS encoding ArsA-related P-loop ATPase is translated as MKPPLDLQAVLTNPSIRVVVTCGSGGVGKTTTAAAMALYAADQGRKVAVLTIDPARRLAQSLGLGELDNVPRRVDFHGVAALGTDPGTTGDAEPRGELWAMMLDTSRTFDEMVSSNATPEHAQKILANPFYNTISTSFSGTAEYMAMQKLSQLAATDEYDLIVVDTPPSRSALDFLDAPQRLSSFLDGRMIRLLGSPSRGVMRIVGAGFQLFTKAVTSVIGGQMLADAATFIQLIEGMFGGFRERAQATYDLLRSSHAAFVVVAVPEPDALREASYFADRLRSERMPLAGLVLNRTHPPLADLTIAATQAAIADITGSSPLAAAALGVHADRLTVRAKELRMRARLDRAHPDLAVVEVPALPFDAHDVVALRTIAEQLTKSV
- a CDS encoding putative RNA methyltransferase, with product MKPGRVRPSALHHPTVREHLFPPAALQALACPHCGSHLVGRDGTLICASGHPFDVARAGYVALLGPRARTDTGDTADMVSARIDFLGSGHYAPIAGAVGAAAVGAAAVGGGAVGGWEDGAGHPGPVLEIGAGTGYYLRAALGPPTGTIIGAAGIALDSSRYAARRAAADPRVLSVLADAWSVLPLQTASVATVLSVFAPRDPAEIARVLVPGGRLVAVTPTPSHLVELRPKLDLLAVDEGKAERLAESFTGLLAPVDRQDVSFRMDLAVADVSALVRMGPSVRHLTPEALQDQIAGLDEIETVTGEVTVSIFEKQMV
- a CDS encoding MBL fold metallo-hydrolase; translation: MDSPPHDTAAPQPTPQPIPTGPGRVRGVTSGVSVLLADNPGPMTLDGTNSYLLAGPRSIGFVVVDPGPDDEAHLQALAGEGPVELILITHRHADHTAGARRFADITGAPVRALDPTHCHGGPPLVPGEQIEAAGMVVRVIATPGHTGDSVCFHLPGFSDGEPGGPDAVLTGDTILGRGTTVIAHPDGDLGSYLESLDTLAGLGAVMVLPAHGPALPDLAAVCHQYREHRQQRLESVRAALLVLGDGATVGQVTDLVYTDIDATVRPAAELSVAAQLQYLRGRG
- a CDS encoding WhiB family transcriptional regulator, which encodes MGSAEWTLRAVCVGVDPDALFVTGAAQRDAAKVCQACPVRLECLADALDNQIEYGVWGGMTERQRRAVLKKSPEVLSWRLVLEEARASATQEAAS
- a CDS encoding MBL fold metallo-hydrolase; translated protein: MSRVLVEVAPGVLVATSRRDITTSTVIVDGGTTLLVDPAWEPDELEALADWLEEAGLTVAAGYSTHAHHDHLLWHPGFGGAPRWTSAVAAETVAEHRGELVELLGPDWPRQLTPLVGQVRPLTGGSIPWPGRTAEIIVHDGHSIGHGAVWLPTSGVLLAGDMLSDVELPLAEETGLGAYDEALDIVLPYVRQAAVLVPGHGHPTTTPMDRWAADRHYLDALLHLRPVDDERLGHRGMAQAHAANLACRGR
- a CDS encoding NUDIX domain-containing protein, producing MVSDNSGPVADAGPAIRPASTVMLLREGVSGLEVFVMHRVAGMAFAPSVTVFPGGGVDPSDHLPPAWSGPNSSWWATALGKEPAQASALVVAAVRELFEETGVLLADGPVGEPARLAVAEHRSSLRDVMAAHELELRSELLRPWANWITPPGNPRRYDTFFFLAAQPEGQQAQMLTTEAESGRWARPVDLLAEHEAGRLAMMPPTLAMLIDLQRAGTVQWAMSQSRTVTPLTPVMSSRPGEPIEVEVAGRVYRLRRQGQ
- a CDS encoding penicillin-binding protein — its product is MTIATLLAGVLVAGLLLPYSLGLGLASNKITNALAATPDNPLNAPFPQRSTVTDNRGNPIAYVYNQNRVVVPDEEISQNLKVAITTVEDKRFIYHHGVDWRGTVRALLSNASAGGGQQGGSTLTQQYVKNYLFLVQAKTDAQRADAIASTPGRKLREAKLALTLEQKETKQDILDGYLNLVAFLPSTYGAEATAQRLFRTSAANLTVPQAALMAGMVNNPNKYDPTNPDHRGDALLRRNLVLKLLSQSGSITAAQYKTYSATDLGIDNGSSIRSGCVPAQGAATNGYFCQYALDYLANAGLTSDQIANGGYTIKTTLDPAVMKQAHQAAIDQVSPTANPRIANVLAVVKPDSSRQVLALTANRPYGLDATRGQTVQKLPTTFAPLGAGSTFKIFTAAAAMTAGLGTSSVIQNPDPYTSTISPAHPFHNNTDFGEKFAPTVTLGDAMATSPNTAFVKLEDDLGLANVIDMAVALGMKGYSLNAGAVDPAFTGSTNTYAQELVTQKVASFTLGVTPVSPLELANVGATLSADGLWCPPTPIGNVADRNGKVVTLKAAAPCVQAVTKGVANALTAAMGSDIDSTKGTAHQSAVAAKWDLTQGTSAGKTGTTGDYKSSAFLGYSPSYSTSTLTWDYLPKPQSICTNAPQPTNPAATPLSLTGSCPLAQAKSAEANPKAQIAGMSGGSVPAATWFEAMKGIQPTSLLFPPADDPNALQGNPDTIVPDVTTGSPTVDAAISTLTSAGFKPVTKIDSTGTSAPINTVTRQDPPAGQSALPGSTVTISISPGRSSSGG
- a CDS encoding RidA family protein is translated as MTVLDRLAELGIELPTPAAAAGSYIPTVRSGSLLFTSGQLPFVDGKLPATGKVGAEVSPEDAKGYARLAALNVLAAAHAAVGLDHIVRVVKVVGFVASAPGFTAQPGVINGASDLFVEVLGEIGRHARSAVGVAELPLGTPVEVEAIFEVR